From Helicobacter sp. MIT 05-5293, one genomic window encodes:
- a CDS encoding Mur ligase family protein, producing MLKHEKTPPALQEWLISKGEEYAPFDPLRAKRIYDFLKPYLNLKCRIIHLIGTNGKGSTGRFIAMGLEQHHKKVLHFSSPHLFDFTERFYCNGKEIDAWQLEQAHQELWQFDIVHQASYFEYATFLALILARECEYLVFEAGLGGEFDSTSVVESDVSVFTLIGTDHQEILGESIEQIAQTKFRAMGQNVILAQQYDDRVYRIAYEIAQEKGASMRKVLGKQHYADLAFQEYVQRYDLPTFLQDNLCSAIEVLHFFGMKFDFENLKKLSLRGRFEMITPRIIVDVGHNIDGARAIRAKFREKSVILVYNSYREKNIEAILRELLPIIKKVLIISVENFRICPRYEITKILEKYKIDYGEFCIKKMRDDESYLVFGSFSVVQEFLKKYQETRNTKWK from the coding sequence ATGCTAAAGCACGAAAAAACCCCACCAGCTCTCCAAGAATGGCTTATTTCAAAAGGAGAAGAATATGCGCCTTTTGATCCTTTGCGCGCAAAAAGGATTTATGATTTTCTCAAACCTTATTTGAATCTGAAGTGTCGCATCATTCATTTGATTGGCACAAATGGCAAGGGAAGCACAGGGCGTTTTATTGCAATGGGATTGGAGCAGCATCATAAAAAGGTTTTGCATTTTAGCTCCCCGCATCTTTTTGATTTTACAGAGCGATTTTATTGCAATGGCAAAGAAATTGACGCGTGGCAATTGGAGCAAGCACATCAAGAGTTGTGGCAATTTGATATTGTGCATCAGGCAAGTTATTTTGAATATGCGACTTTTCTAGCTTTGATTCTTGCGCGTGAATGTGAGTATTTGGTATTTGAGGCAGGGCTTGGTGGCGAATTTGATTCGACAAGTGTCGTAGAATCTGATGTGAGTGTTTTTACATTGATTGGCACAGATCATCAAGAAATCTTAGGAGAGAGTATTGAACAAATTGCTCAAACAAAGTTTCGTGCAATGGGTCAAAATGTGATTTTAGCGCAACAATATGATGATAGAGTGTATCGCATTGCGTATGAGATTGCGCAAGAAAAAGGAGCATCAATGCGTAAGGTTTTAGGGAAACAGCATTATGCGGATTTAGCCTTTCAAGAGTATGTCCAAAGGTATGATTTGCCGACTTTTTTGCAAGACAATCTTTGTAGTGCGATTGAAGTTTTGCATTTTTTTGGAATGAAATTTGATTTTGAGAATCTTAAAAAGCTGTCATTGCGTGGGCGTTTTGAGATGATTACCCCCCGCATTATCGTTGATGTGGGGCATAATATTGATGGAGCAAGGGCAATAAGGGCTAAATTTAGGGAAAAATCGGTGATTTTAGTGTATAATAGCTACAGGGAAAAGAATATTGAAGCAATCTTAAGGGAACTTTTACCAATTATTAAGAAAGTTTTAATAATATCTGTAGAAAATTTTCGCATTTGTCCTCGATATGAAATCACCAAGATTCTTGAAAAATACAAGATTGATTATGGAGAGTTTTGTATTAAAAAGATGAGAGATGATGAAAGTTATTTAGTTTTTGGCTCTTTTAGCGTAGTGCAAGAGTTTTTGAAGAAATACCAAGAAACAAGGAATACAAAGTGGAAATAA
- a CDS encoding ferritin-like domain-containing protein, with the protein MTFFELLFETINAPSPALKLNGIAKLRDMSKSIFQSDPHRIFESSQSKIHSLTRPSYAHFCHITHPTKIRRPKHIQSEQSLAKVLHSIVHIEYSAIDLALDALYRFRNLPFGFYQDWLEVAFEESLHFSLLLDSMQHLGFDYGDFPVHSNLFDAQCASENLKDRMALLHRGMEANGLDANPFVTQKIKLYDHPLCDEILKSLDIILNDEISHVKKGDYWWRFSSQNTTPQDFIAILKRFSAFHPIPRILNHQARLQAGFSQSELELLESSSMF; encoded by the coding sequence ATGACATTTTTTGAGCTTCTTTTTGAGACGATAAATGCCCCATCACCCGCGCTCAAACTTAATGGGATTGCGAAATTGCGTGATATGAGCAAATCAATTTTTCAATCAGACCCACACAGAATCTTTGAATCTTCTCAATCAAAAATCCACTCCCTCACACGCCCTTCTTACGCACATTTTTGCCATATCACACATCCGACAAAAATCCGCCGCCCTAAGCATATACAAAGCGAACAATCCCTTGCAAAAGTCTTGCATTCAATCGTGCATATTGAATACAGCGCGATTGATCTTGCACTTGATGCCTTGTATCGATTTCGGAATCTCCCCTTTGGATTCTATCAAGATTGGCTAGAAGTCGCCTTTGAAGAATCACTTCATTTTTCATTGCTTTTAGATTCAATGCAGCATTTGGGCTTTGACTATGGGGATTTTCCTGTGCATTCTAATCTCTTTGACGCACAATGTGCGAGTGAAAATCTCAAAGACCGCATGGCATTACTTCATCGTGGTATGGAAGCAAATGGACTTGATGCAAATCCCTTTGTTACACAAAAAATCAAGCTTTATGACCACCCTTTGTGTGATGAGATTCTCAAATCCCTAGACATCATCTTGAATGATGAGATTAGCCATGTCAAAAAGGGGGATTATTGGTGGCGATTTTCAAGCCAAAACACAACACCACAAGACTTTATCGCTATCCTCAAACGATTCAGTGCATTTCACCCTATACCAAGAATCCTCAATCATCAAGCGCGTCTGCAGGCTGGATTCTCACAATCTGAACTAGAACTTTTAGAATCTTCCTCAATGTTTTGA
- a CDS encoding polymer-forming cytoskeletal protein has translation MAIFVSDNKQFDGVNSSGGAATIIAQGTRIKGEINTDCRLHIDGEFEGNINSKDTVMIGKSGIVRGEIQTNSLIVSGRFVGNISSSILEIKPQGRVEGTVATNEFVIERKGLFVGESKIKDSKNKVEKVDVGSLDLSKKDK, from the coding sequence ATGGCAATCTTTGTTAGCGACAATAAACAGTTTGATGGAGTAAATTCTTCAGGAGGTGCTGCGACAATCATCGCACAAGGCACAAGAATCAAGGGCGAGATTAACACAGATTGTCGTCTTCACATTGATGGGGAATTTGAGGGTAATATTAATTCTAAAGATACCGTGATGATAGGTAAAAGCGGCATAGTGCGTGGTGAGATTCAGACAAATTCTTTGATTGTTAGCGGTCGTTTTGTAGGAAATATCTCATCAAGTATTTTAGAAATCAAACCTCAAGGAAGAGTTGAAGGAACGGTAGCAACAAATGAATTTGTGATTGAGCGCAAAGGTCTCTTTGTCGGTGAAAGCAAAATCAAAGATTCTAAGAATAAAGTAGAAAAAGTTGATGTTGGCAGTTTAGATCTCTCAAAAAAAGATAAATAA
- a CDS encoding M23 family metallopeptidase encodes MRSGDSRLILMITDQNGSRYLNVHAIFKQVSLYVVVFIVTLVIFGIVSIKTLGAEIRKMSVLNEMIAKKYERMLAKNEALNEQIEQRIEEISQVDDRVGDLEHIIGVTLDNHELEREESSLEHRIDVASLTGTQRAFVMKFVPNGYPMKRYNRISADYGYRVHPLFFTRHLHTGVDFATEIGTPVYATADGVVNAAGFSTGGYGNLVKVDHSLGFMTYYAHLNKIVVKKGMFVKRGQLIAYSGNTGQSTGPHLHYEVRFLGNVINPKNFMEWTMSDFDSIFTKERSIAWQSLLATINSLME; translated from the coding sequence ATGCGTTCTGGGGATAGTCGTCTTATATTAATGATAACTGACCAAAATGGGTCAAGGTATTTAAATGTCCATGCGATATTTAAGCAAGTCAGTCTGTATGTGGTTGTTTTTATCGTTACTTTGGTGATTTTTGGGATTGTTTCAATCAAAACTTTAGGGGCAGAGATTCGCAAAATGTCTGTTTTAAATGAAATGATTGCGAAAAAATATGAAAGAATGCTTGCAAAAAATGAAGCACTAAACGAACAGATTGAGCAAAGGATTGAAGAAATCTCTCAAGTCGATGATCGTGTAGGTGATTTGGAACATATTATTGGTGTTACATTAGATAACCATGAATTGGAGAGAGAAGAGTCAAGCCTTGAACATCGTATTGATGTCGCATCACTTACAGGTACTCAAAGGGCTTTTGTAATGAAATTTGTCCCTAATGGTTATCCAATGAAACGTTATAATCGCATCTCTGCTGATTATGGCTACCGTGTGCATCCGCTTTTCTTTACAAGACATCTCCATACGGGCGTTGATTTTGCTACCGAGATAGGGACACCTGTATATGCGACTGCTGATGGTGTCGTCAATGCAGCAGGTTTTTCTACAGGGGGATATGGAAATTTAGTAAAAGTCGATCATTCATTAGGTTTTATGACTTACTATGCGCATCTTAACAAGATTGTTGTTAAAAAGGGTATGTTTGTTAAGCGTGGGCAGCTTATCGCTTATAGTGGAAATACGGGTCAAAGCACAGGACCTCATTTGCATTATGAAGTAAGATTTTTGGGTAATGTCATCAATCCAAAAAACTTTATGGAATGGACGATGAGTGATTTTGATTCAATCTTTACAAAAGAAAGGAGTATAGCATGGCAATCTTTGTTAGCGACAATAAACAGTTTGATGGAGTAA
- the leuS gene encoding leucine--tRNA ligase → MDKNGQSVQVEHHTEYNPRMIETKWQAFWQEHRSFEPVSIDTQKPKKYILSMFPYPSGAIHMGHVRNYCIGDALARHYRKNNFNVLHPMGWDAFGMPAENAAIKHKTHPKTWTYANIDTMRKELQSLGLSFSREREFATSDAIYTRFEQEFFIKMWEKGLIYRKEAYLNWCPKDQTVLANEQVIEGKCWRCDTPVVQKQMFQYYIKITDYADELLEDLESLEGHWPTQVITMQKNWIGRSRGLNFRFELDSHTKEQLDHQITHLEVFTTRADTIYGATYCAIAPEHPIVQKICEKGILESDVLSAIKAMQNSSIKERALSEKSGVPLNLFVIHPLTQERLPIWVANFVLMDYGSGAVMSVPAYDERDFEFAKKYHLPIKLVLATPEMQGMDSYRIDNDLQKAIIHEGAMIGGRFNGLIGDEAREQVIKYFEEQQWGEGVINYRLRDWGVSRQRYWGAPIPMVHCEECGIVPEKIENLPIVLPEDVNIDGEGNPLDKHPAWKQCLCPKCGKPAQRESDTMDTFVQSSWYFLRYSTPPSLWEKQAFDEASLRYWLNVDEYIGGIEHAILHLLYARFFTKVLRDLGYIHIDEPFANLLTQGMVLKNGAKMSKSKGNVVDPNSLVAQYGADTARLFVLFAAPPTRELEWNDSAVEGSFRFLKRLWDRSMYILPDFAQSDASALIDSQTCSLNKEEKEARKKVYEALQKSHEIFSKKQSGYAFNTLIAASMEAFNALSKQDNPRVWSEGYYILLHILEPIVPHICWELSERYFMCKNFQSIPVDKTALESQSVVYAITINGKKRAEVEMTLDLDQGQILENARASVAKWLKDANIKKEIVVPFKLVNFVI, encoded by the coding sequence ATGGATAAAAATGGACAAAGTGTGCAAGTGGAGCATCATACAGAATATAATCCGCGAATGATTGAAACAAAATGGCAAGCATTTTGGCAAGAACACAGAAGTTTTGAGCCTGTTAGTATTGATACTCAAAAACCTAAAAAATATATTTTGAGTATGTTTCCTTATCCAAGTGGAGCAATTCATATGGGGCATGTGAGAAATTATTGTATTGGTGATGCCCTAGCGCGCCATTATCGTAAAAATAATTTTAATGTCTTGCACCCTATGGGTTGGGACGCTTTCGGAATGCCTGCTGAAAATGCTGCGATTAAGCACAAAACACACCCAAAAACTTGGACTTATGCAAATATTGACACAATGAGAAAAGAGCTTCAAAGTTTAGGGTTAAGTTTTTCTAGGGAACGTGAATTTGCTACAAGTGATGCGATTTATACACGATTTGAGCAAGAATTTTTTATCAAAATGTGGGAAAAAGGTCTCATCTATCGTAAAGAAGCTTATTTGAATTGGTGTCCTAAAGACCAGACCGTGCTTGCTAATGAGCAAGTGATTGAGGGGAAATGTTGGCGTTGTGATACGCCTGTGGTGCAAAAACAAATGTTTCAATATTATATTAAAATCACAGATTATGCTGACGAACTTTTAGAAGATTTGGAGAGTTTAGAGGGGCATTGGCCTACACAAGTGATTACTATGCAAAAAAATTGGATTGGTAGGTCAAGAGGTTTGAATTTTCGTTTCGAGCTAGATTCTCATACTAAAGAACAATTGGATCATCAAATCACGCATCTTGAAGTCTTTACAACACGCGCCGATACGATTTATGGCGCGACTTATTGTGCTATCGCTCCAGAACACCCGATTGTGCAAAAAATTTGTGAAAAAGGGATTTTAGAATCTGATGTATTGAGTGCAATTAAAGCAATGCAGAATAGCTCAATTAAAGAGAGGGCTTTGAGTGAAAAAAGCGGTGTGCCTTTGAATCTGTTTGTGATTCACCCTTTGACGCAAGAGCGTTTGCCAATATGGGTGGCGAATTTTGTCTTAATGGACTATGGAAGTGGGGCGGTGATGAGTGTGCCAGCCTATGATGAAAGAGATTTTGAATTTGCTAAAAAATATCACTTGCCTATTAAACTCGTGCTTGCTACACCCGAAATGCAAGGAATGGATTCTTATCGTATTGATAACGATTTACAAAAAGCCATCATACATGAAGGGGCAATGATAGGAGGGAGATTCAATGGATTAATCGGCGATGAGGCGAGAGAACAAGTCATTAAATATTTTGAGGAACAACAATGGGGAGAAGGTGTCATTAATTATCGTTTGCGTGATTGGGGCGTATCTCGTCAGCGATATTGGGGTGCGCCTATTCCTATGGTGCATTGTGAAGAGTGTGGCATTGTGCCTGAAAAAATAGAGAATCTGCCTATTGTTTTGCCTGAAGATGTAAATATTGATGGTGAGGGTAATCCTCTTGACAAACACCCTGCTTGGAAGCAATGTCTTTGTCCAAAATGTGGCAAACCTGCGCAAAGGGAAAGTGATACAATGGATACTTTTGTGCAATCAAGCTGGTATTTTTTGCGTTATAGCACGCCACCATCATTGTGGGAGAAACAAGCCTTTGATGAGGCAAGTTTGCGTTATTGGCTTAATGTCGATGAATACATTGGCGGCATTGAACATGCCATTTTGCATTTGCTTTATGCGCGATTTTTTACAAAAGTGTTGCGAGATTTGGGTTATATTCATATTGATGAACCTTTTGCAAATCTTCTTACACAAGGTATGGTGCTTAAAAATGGTGCAAAAATGAGTAAGAGTAAGGGTAATGTTGTCGATCCTAATAGTTTGGTCGCTCAATATGGTGCGGATACAGCAAGGTTGTTTGTGTTATTTGCTGCACCGCCAACACGAGAGCTTGAATGGAATGATAGTGCTGTGGAGGGTTCGTTTAGATTCTTAAAGCGTCTGTGGGATCGTTCGATGTATATTTTGCCTGATTTTGCCCAGTCTGATGCTTCGGCATTGATAGATTCTCAAACTTGCAGTCTTAACAAAGAAGAAAAAGAGGCGCGTAAGAAAGTCTATGAAGCTTTGCAAAAAAGTCATGAAATTTTTAGTAAGAAACAAAGTGGCTACGCATTTAATACGCTGATTGCTGCAAGTATGGAAGCTTTTAATGCTTTGAGTAAGCAAGATAATCCACGAGTGTGGAGTGAGGGCTATTATATTTTATTGCATATTTTAGAACCCATTGTGCCTCATATTTGTTGGGAATTGAGTGAGCGATACTTTATGTGCAAAAATTTTCAATCTATTCCTGTGGATAAAACGGCTTTGGAGAGTCAAAGTGTGGTTTATGCTATTACGATTAATGGTAAAAAACGCGCAGAAGTGGAAATGACATTAGATTTAGATCAAGGACAAATCTTAGAAAACGCACGCGCAAGTGTGGCTAAATGGCTCAAAGATGCAAATATCAAAAAAGAGATAGTTGTGCCTTTTAAGCTTGTAAATTTTGTGATTTGA
- the lptE gene encoding LPS assembly lipoprotein LptE gives MRVLIVWFVLIVFAGCGYKPVSAYTKNIFEGGVYVDIDVSAFIPESSVSIKDAVNDAIVKRFHSKLMKKEEAQSYFKIIVQSITQSPIAYNQDGFVSFYRTTVVLDIHFHNNANVSFDVTNTGYYDYSADYTSTVALENYRLESISNAAAQALDKFISQVAYYGEFY, from the coding sequence ATGCGTGTATTGATTGTATGGTTTGTATTGATAGTATTTGCAGGTTGTGGTTATAAACCTGTAAGTGCTTATACAAAAAATATCTTTGAGGGTGGAGTGTATGTAGATATTGATGTGTCTGCTTTCATTCCAGAATCAAGCGTAAGTATTAAAGACGCTGTCAATGATGCAATTGTGAAGAGATTTCATAGTAAATTAATGAAAAAGGAAGAGGCTCAAAGTTATTTTAAAATCATTGTCCAATCTATCACGCAATCCCCGATTGCCTACAATCAAGATGGGTTTGTGAGTTTTTATCGCACAACGGTGGTGCTTGATATTCATTTTCATAACAATGCAAATGTTAGCTTTGATGTAACCAATACGGGGTATTATGATTATAGTGCGGATTATACTTCTACGGTTGCTTTGGAAAATTATCGTTTAGAATCTATCTCTAATGCCGCTGCTCAAGCTTTGGATAAATTTATTTCACAAGTTGCTTATTATGGAGAATTTTATTAA
- the mfd gene encoding transcription-repair coupling factor yields the protein MIQSCLYRLFKQGGFPYELILTKDSKEAQDAYEVLKLFDEFKPFLLSELRFHYGDDLRSFREEFLSSLDVLRSFYRSSSPKVLVAPISSVLYPLPKDQILQSFVLKHSQSISYHSFKDRILQYGYECVEVVELEGEVSFRGDIVDIFMPNAPMPHRIVFFDDEVESIRVFDTQTQMSNPAELQEIEIIPALFALDAQESSRLENEIQESDFEGFDKNIASFGFWLLGDKAAFLTSFLKPLLTLQAKEEAQEIYSLSTMENALSLETILQFDVCERQEGYEDIVFQRANLLSMISVHHQRHITILSHNGIALKDLQIDTHKVNIKICDSVVNLITPDELIVSLNTLNTKHKHKKPKLKLNEIALGEYVVHIDYGVGVFEGIKQTSVAGVVRDFIQIAYQGEDKLLLPVENLNMIDRYVADSGYLPMIDRLGKGSFAKLKQKVRTKLLEIAQGIIELAAKRNLLEGIKIDTNDPKLPNFQNACDFVLTADQQRSIEEIFADLHSGKVMDRLLSGDVGFGKTEVAMNAIYATYLSGYQSAMIVPTTLLASQHFHSLKQRLESFGVKVARCDRFLSTKEKKSLQELLKAGDIDVVVGTHILFGMEFNALGLIVVDEEHKFGVKQKEKIKELCAHTHLLSMSATPIPRTLNMALSQIKSMSSLRTPPIDRIPVRTLVKVSTDALLKEVILREIRRGGQVFYIHNNIASIQKKKDEILRLLPHLKIAILHSQIDNAESESIMIDFANNAYNLLLCTSIVESGIHLPNANTIIVAGSDRFGIADLHQLRGRVGRSNKEGFCYFLVENMDSITPEAKKRLMALEKNSYLGSGENLAYYDLEIRGGGNLLGEAQSGHIKNIGYGLYLRMLEECINYLSGKGNIQKTQCDLKLNLNAYLNPELIPSDQLRLELYRRLSLCKELSEVSDIESEIFDRFGKLDPTSLAFMELIRIKVLANALGLKQLSQYGQNITITYEDMTKESLYAPSKDWDDVMNTIMVFLRQKSKEVTHGLSSMSKA from the coding sequence TTGATACAATCTTGTTTGTATAGGCTTTTCAAGCAAGGTGGCTTTCCTTACGAGCTTATCTTGACAAAAGATTCTAAAGAAGCTCAAGATGCTTATGAGGTTTTAAAGCTCTTTGATGAGTTTAAGCCTTTTTTATTATCGGAGCTTCGGTTTCATTATGGCGATGATTTGCGCTCGTTTCGTGAAGAGTTTTTATCTTCGCTTGATGTTTTGCGTTCATTTTATCGTTCTTCTTCTCCTAAGGTGCTTGTCGCTCCTATTTCGAGCGTTTTATATCCTTTACCTAAAGATCAGATTCTGCAAAGTTTTGTCTTAAAACATTCTCAATCTATCTCTTATCATTCTTTTAAAGATCGGATTCTGCAATATGGTTATGAATGCGTGGAGGTTGTGGAGCTAGAGGGAGAGGTAAGTTTTCGTGGAGATATTGTAGATATTTTTATGCCAAATGCTCCAATGCCGCATCGTATCGTGTTTTTTGATGATGAGGTAGAGAGCATTCGTGTGTTTGATACGCAAACACAAATGAGCAACCCCGCAGAATTGCAAGAAATCGAGATTATACCCGCACTTTTTGCTCTTGATGCACAAGAAAGCAGTCGGCTAGAGAATGAGATTCAAGAAAGTGATTTTGAGGGATTTGATAAAAATATTGCATCTTTTGGTTTTTGGCTTTTGGGCGATAAGGCAGCATTTTTGACTTCTTTTTTAAAACCCTTGCTAACCTTGCAAGCAAAGGAAGAAGCGCAAGAAATTTATAGTCTTAGCACAATGGAAAATGCCCTAAGTCTTGAGACTATCTTGCAATTTGATGTGTGTGAAAGGCAGGAAGGATATGAGGATATTGTCTTTCAACGCGCAAATTTGCTTTCAATGATAAGTGTGCATCATCAGCGACACATTACAATTCTTAGTCATAATGGGATTGCCCTTAAAGATTTGCAGATTGACACACATAAAGTCAATATCAAAATATGCGATAGCGTAGTGAATCTGATTACTCCCGATGAATTGATTGTCTCGCTTAACACCCTAAACACAAAGCACAAACACAAAAAACCCAAATTGAAACTCAATGAAATTGCATTGGGAGAATATGTCGTGCATATTGATTATGGTGTAGGAGTATTTGAGGGTATCAAGCAGACAAGTGTCGCAGGAGTTGTGAGAGACTTTATCCAAATCGCCTATCAAGGAGAAGACAAGCTTTTGCTCCCAGTTGAAAATCTCAATATGATTGATCGTTATGTGGCAGATTCTGGATATTTGCCAATGATTGATCGATTGGGCAAGGGTAGTTTTGCAAAACTCAAACAAAAAGTTCGCACAAAGCTTTTAGAAATCGCACAAGGCATCATTGAGCTTGCGGCTAAACGCAATTTGCTTGAGGGGATTAAGATTGATACGAATGACCCCAAACTTCCGAATTTTCAAAATGCTTGTGATTTTGTGCTGACAGCCGATCAGCAGCGTAGTATTGAAGAGATTTTTGCTGATTTACATTCAGGAAAAGTGATGGATCGTCTGTTAAGCGGTGATGTGGGCTTTGGGAAAACAGAAGTAGCGATGAATGCGATTTATGCGACTTATCTTTCGGGCTATCAATCTGCTATGATTGTGCCTACTACACTTTTGGCTTCACAACATTTTCATTCACTTAAGCAACGTTTAGAATCTTTTGGTGTCAAGGTGGCGCGATGCGATAGATTCTTAAGCACAAAAGAAAAGAAATCCTTGCAGGAATTGCTCAAAGCTGGCGACATTGATGTCGTTGTAGGGACGCATATACTTTTTGGTATGGAATTTAATGCGCTAGGATTGATTGTTGTTGATGAAGAGCATAAATTTGGCGTCAAACAAAAAGAAAAGATTAAAGAGCTTTGCGCCCACACGCACTTGCTTTCAATGAGTGCGACACCAATCCCGCGAACACTTAATATGGCACTTTCTCAAATCAAATCCATGAGTTCTTTGCGCACACCACCAATAGACAGAATCCCCGTGCGCACTTTAGTCAAAGTCAGCACAGATGCTTTGCTCAAGGAAGTGATTTTGCGTGAAATTCGTAGAGGCGGACAGGTCTTTTATATTCATAACAATATCGCAAGTATTCAAAAGAAAAAAGATGAGATTCTAAGGCTCTTGCCACATTTAAAAATCGCCATTTTGCACTCTCAAATCGATAATGCCGAAAGTGAAAGCATTATGATTGATTTTGCTAATAATGCTTACAATTTGCTGCTTTGCACAAGCATTGTTGAATCGGGCATTCATCTCCCTAATGCCAACACAATCATTGTAGCAGGTTCAGACAGATTCGGTATTGCAGATTTGCACCAATTGCGGGGACGAGTAGGGCGCAGTAATAAAGAGGGATTTTGTTATTTTTTGGTGGAAAATATGGATTCTATCACGCCAGAGGCAAAAAAGAGGCTTATGGCGTTAGAGAAAAATTCTTATCTAGGAAGTGGTGAGAATCTAGCATATTATGATTTAGAGATTCGTGGTGGTGGGAATCTGCTTGGTGAAGCACAAAGCGGACATATCAAAAATATTGGCTATGGTTTGTATTTGCGAATGCTTGAAGAGTGTATTAATTATTTGAGCGGAAAAGGCAACATACAGAAGACGCAGTGCGATTTGAAACTAAATCTCAATGCTTATCTCAATCCAGAGCTTATACCCAGTGATCAGTTGCGTTTGGAGCTTTATCGTAGGCTATCACTTTGCAAGGAGTTGAGCGAGGTTTCTGATATTGAATCTGAAATTTTTGATCGCTTTGGCAAACTTGACCCAACGAGTTTAGCGTTTATGGAGTTGATACGCATTAAAGTATTGGCAAATGCTTTAGGATTAAAGCAGCTTAGTCAATATGGTCAAAATATTACGATTACCTATGAAGATATGACTAAAGAAAGTCTTTATGCACCCAGCAAGGATTGGGACGATGTGATGAATACGATTATGGTATTTTTGCGTCAAAAATCTAAGGAGGTAACTCATGGCTTGTCGAGTATGTCAAAGGCTTAA
- a CDS encoding DUF3781 domain-containing protein produces the protein MDKEILLANIDKIHTTPLGITRIRNNLQLDACDVVSHCKSKILDKNCRIYKQGKNWYCEIDSVRITLNARSYTIITAYLL, from the coding sequence ATGGATAAGGAAATATTATTAGCCAACATAGATAAGATTCACACCACTCCATTGGGGATAACTAGGATAAGGAATAATCTCCAATTAGATGCTTGTGATGTTGTAAGTCATTGTAAAAGCAAGATTCTAGACAAAAATTGCAGAATCTACAAGCAAGGAAAGAATTGGTATTGTGAAATAGATTCTGTAAGAATCACATTAAATGCTAGGAGTTATACAATTATCACTGCGTATTTGCTTTGA
- a CDS encoding M23 family metallopeptidase, protein MEIKDKLTISIIDDNGSRQFDIHRLVQRILLFACIGFISIIILYFVTAQFLINELDKILQNNNQARENFQSIYEKNSELERNIDYKTNELLKVSSKVNELETIANIKERGNELFNNQAIDLDALTPLQKDMILKIIPNGNPVDDFASRDLSSKHATSCNYTLERVTPVYATANGIIDSVRAVASENNYVQIQHSYGFISNYGRLRKVVVQKGDFVTKGQVIGYSGNANGNASLYYDLRFLDSSLEVASYTDWNSDNFVQVVGVNSAIDWKSLVWALDDIIQLKNYRVSYQTDEHLKNY, encoded by the coding sequence GTGGAAATAAAAGATAAACTAACAATTTCTATTATTGATGATAATGGTTCAAGACAATTTGACATTCATCGTTTAGTGCAGAGGATATTATTATTTGCATGTATCGGGTTTATTTCAATTATTATTTTATATTTTGTAACTGCACAATTTTTAATCAATGAACTTGATAAGATTCTCCAAAATAATAATCAAGCTAGAGAAAACTTCCAAAGTATTTATGAAAAAAATAGTGAATTAGAACGCAATATTGATTATAAGACAAATGAATTATTGAAAGTCAGTAGTAAGGTAAATGAATTAGAGACAATCGCAAACATCAAAGAGCGAGGTAATGAATTGTTTAATAATCAAGCCATTGATTTAGATGCTCTTACACCTTTGCAAAAAGATATGATTCTTAAAATTATCCCTAATGGCAATCCTGTAGATGATTTTGCTTCACGCGATTTATCTAGCAAACATGCTACGAGTTGTAACTATACTCTTGAGAGGGTAACACCTGTTTATGCTACGGCTAATGGCATTATTGATTCTGTGCGGGCTGTTGCTTCTGAAAATAATTATGTCCAGATTCAACATTCTTATGGCTTTATCTCAAACTACGGGCGGTTGCGTAAAGTAGTGGTTCAAAAGGGTGATTTTGTAACAAAAGGACAAGTAATTGGTTATAGTGGTAATGCAAATGGTAATGCAAGCTTGTATTATGATTTGCGTTTTTTAGATTCTTCGCTTGAAGTGGCAAGTTACACAGATTGGAATAGCGATAATTTTGTTCAAGTGGTGGGAGTAAATAGTGCCATTGATTGGAAAAGTTTGGTTTGGGCGCTTGATGATATTATCCAGCTAAAAAATTATCGTGTAAGTTATCAAACTGATGAGCATCTTAAAAACTATTAA